A single region of the Devosia sp. FJ2-5-3 genome encodes:
- a CDS encoding fasciclin domain-containing protein yields MTLSLRALSVATLLSFGALTGASLAQDNPEVGGAAMFADKNIVENAVNSADHTTLVAAVQAAGLVETLSGAGPFTVLAPVNAAFDALPAGTVDTLLLPENKDMLTQILTCHVIPAKALSTDIVQMVNDDGGEHVVDTVGGCKLTLKAADGKVTVTDENGTVANVTIADVIQSNGVIHVIDAVLTPKS; encoded by the coding sequence ATGACCCTTTCGCTTCGTGCTCTCTCCGTCGCTACTCTTCTCTCTTTCGGCGCGCTCACCGGTGCGTCCCTTGCCCAGGACAATCCCGAAGTCGGCGGCGCTGCCATGTTCGCTGACAAGAACATCGTCGAGAACGCCGTCAATTCGGCCGATCACACCACGCTGGTCGCTGCCGTCCAGGCTGCGGGCCTCGTTGAAACGCTCTCCGGCGCCGGTCCCTTCACCGTTCTCGCACCGGTCAATGCTGCCTTTGACGCGCTCCCGGCAGGGACGGTCGACACCCTTCTCCTCCCTGAGAACAAGGACATGCTGACCCAGATCCTGACCTGCCACGTCATCCCGGCCAAGGCGCTGTCCACTGATATCGTGCAGATGGTCAATGATGATGGCGGCGAGCATGTGGTCGACACTGTCGGCGGTTGCAAGCTGACCCTCAAGGCCGCTGACGGCAAGGTCACCGTTACGGATGAAAACGGTACGGTCGCCAATGTAACCATTGCTGACGTTATTCAGTCCAATGGCGTCATCCACGTCATCGACGCGGTCCTGACCCCCAAGAGCTAA
- the msrB gene encoding peptide-methionine (R)-S-oxide reductase MsrB, whose protein sequence is MQTRRGFLISGSALALAMALGLWRPQGLAGAAEGHFPVKLSDDEWRSRLSPEAFEVLRREGTERAFTSPLNDEKRAGLFHCAGCDSALFSSDTKFESGTGWPSFWDFIGGAIGTSEDNSFGMLRVEVHCANCGGHQGHVFEDGPPPTGLRYCINGVALNFKAA, encoded by the coding sequence ATGCAGACGCGACGCGGCTTTCTTATTTCCGGCTCCGCCCTTGCTTTGGCAATGGCGCTGGGGCTGTGGCGGCCGCAAGGCCTTGCCGGTGCCGCAGAGGGTCATTTCCCCGTCAAGCTGAGCGATGATGAATGGCGGTCTCGCCTCTCGCCGGAGGCTTTCGAGGTCCTGCGTCGCGAAGGCACAGAGCGGGCGTTTACATCCCCGCTCAATGACGAGAAACGGGCGGGCCTGTTTCACTGCGCGGGCTGCGACTCGGCGCTGTTTTCCTCCGACACCAAGTTCGAAAGCGGCACGGGCTGGCCCAGCTTCTGGGATTTCATCGGCGGCGCCATCGGAACCTCGGAAGACAATTCCTTCGGCATGCTTCGCGTCGAAGTCCATTGCGCCAATTGCGGTGGCCACCAGGGCCACGTGTTCGAGGATGGTCCTCCCCCGACGGGCCTGCGCTACTGCATCAACGGCGTGGCGCTGAACTTCAAGGCGGCCTAG
- a CDS encoding gamma-glutamyl-gamma-aminobutyrate hydrolase family protein (Members of this family of hydrolases with an active site Cys residue belong to MEROPS family C26.), translating into MKITILQTGDVPAPLRPQFGDYSRMFERMFDSISDSFEYDLVVVNANDPLPDPTEMTAIVITGSPAGVYDDLPWIEPLRQFIRKAYGAGIPMLGICFGHQIMADALGGEVRKSEKGWGVGRHSYSVVDRPDFMADAPESLAIACSHQDQVIVPPEAAKVILSTPFTPNAGLYYSNEKALSFQPHPEFKDDYALALSELRREALGAEKADRAAASFSTPSDSDLLSRYIVDFFRQAVA; encoded by the coding sequence GTGAAAATCACCATTCTTCAGACCGGCGACGTTCCGGCGCCGCTGCGACCGCAGTTCGGCGACTATTCCCGCATGTTCGAGCGGATGTTCGACAGCATTTCGGATAGTTTTGAGTACGATCTGGTCGTGGTCAACGCGAACGATCCGCTACCCGATCCCACCGAAATGACGGCAATCGTCATCACGGGCTCGCCGGCCGGGGTTTACGACGATCTGCCCTGGATCGAGCCGCTGCGCCAGTTCATCCGCAAGGCCTATGGCGCCGGAATTCCCATGCTCGGCATCTGTTTTGGCCACCAGATCATGGCCGATGCGCTGGGCGGAGAGGTGAGAAAATCCGAGAAGGGATGGGGCGTTGGCCGCCACAGCTATTCCGTGGTGGATCGTCCCGATTTCATGGCGGATGCGCCCGAAAGCCTCGCCATCGCCTGTTCGCACCAGGACCAGGTGATCGTGCCGCCCGAGGCGGCGAAGGTGATCCTTTCGACCCCCTTCACACCCAATGCCGGGCTTTATTACTCAAATGAAAAAGCGCTGAGTTTCCAGCCACATCCCGAGTTCAAGGATGATTACGCCCTGGCGCTGTCCGAGTTGCGCCGCGAGGCGCTGGGAGCGGAAAAGGCCGATCGCGCAGCGGCCAGTTTTTCCACCCCATCGGACAGCGATCTGCTGTCCCGCTACATCGTCGACTTCTTCCGCCAGGCCGTCGCCTGA
- the yihA gene encoding ribosome biogenesis GTP-binding protein YihA/YsxC, which yields MSTIPDFPTDIIERGRLLFARPFLFVKGCVRIADLPEMDRVEIAFAGRSNVGKSSLINALCGTSGLARTSNTPGRTQELNIFESQSENLRIVDMPGYGYAKAPEPKVRAWTALIHQYLTGRATLRRVYVLVDSRHGPKDNDISVMNELDRAAVSYQVVLTKVDKPLAKDLEKAIEATRATIAKRPAAHPDIIQTSSEKGTGLKHLRSEIALLLAASDV from the coding sequence ATGAGCACCATACCGGATTTTCCGACCGACATTATCGAGCGTGGGCGCCTCCTGTTCGCGCGGCCCTTCCTCTTCGTCAAAGGCTGTGTCCGCATCGCCGACCTGCCGGAAATGGACCGGGTGGAAATCGCCTTCGCCGGCCGCTCCAATGTCGGAAAGTCGAGCCTGATCAACGCCTTGTGCGGCACCTCGGGCCTGGCGCGCACGTCCAATACACCGGGCCGCACCCAGGAACTCAACATCTTCGAAAGCCAGAGCGAAAATCTGCGCATCGTCGACATGCCCGGCTATGGCTACGCCAAGGCCCCCGAGCCCAAGGTGCGGGCCTGGACGGCCCTCATCCATCAATACCTTACGGGTCGCGCAACGCTGCGCCGGGTCTATGTTCTGGTCGATAGCCGCCATGGCCCCAAGGACAACGACATCTCGGTGATGAACGAGCTCGACCGGGCGGCCGTGAGCTACCAGGTGGTGCTGACCAAGGTCGACAAGCCGCTGGCCAAGGATCTGGAAAAGGCGATCGAGGCGACCCGCGCCACCATTGCCAAGCGCCCCGCCGCACACCCGGACATCATCCAGACCTCAAGCGAAAAAGGCACTGGGCTCAAGCATTTGCGCAGTGAGATCGCCCTGCTGCTGGCCGCCAGCGACGTCTAG
- the yidC gene encoding membrane protein insertase YidC: MNSDNRNVILAVVLSMLVLFGWQFFIAGPQLERAQQQAEIAATQQAEAQSNLAVPQDGTTPAAGATPASGGVATFADRASAIAASARVEINTPDLDGSINLVGARIDDLELKQYRETTAPDSPIITLLSPAGAPGGYYIEQGWAPAAGANIALPDGQTVWSLVGDTTTLTSATPVTLRYENGQGLIFTRTIAVDDYYLFTITQTVENTGSGDVALFPYARVVRQGTPPVQNFFIQHEGLLGVLGSNNWVARKYHDIQNDRQVDFASTTGWLGIADKYWATAVLPKPGTQINARFAHTLQGQTPVYQSNYVETQPVVVPAGGTASSESFVFAGAKEEQVIAAYERDHGFDRLELLIDWGWFHFLTKPMHWLLVTLYGILGNFGLAILAVTVIVKAIFFPLANRSYASMAAMRRVQPEMKAIQERLKDDRPAQQQAMMELYKKEKINPLSGCWPVLVQIPVFFSLYTVIFISLEMRHAPFFGWIQDLAAPDPTNIFTLFGLIPWDPTVMPLIGSFLHLGIWPVIMGISMWVQMRLNPPPPDPTQAMIFNWMPVIFTFMLGAFPAGLVIYWAWNNTLSIIQQWTIMKRHGAEVNLFGNILDSFKRKPKPADTTKS; the protein is encoded by the coding sequence ATGAATTCTGACAATCGCAATGTCATCCTAGCCGTCGTGCTGAGCATGCTCGTGCTGTTCGGCTGGCAGTTCTTCATCGCCGGACCCCAGCTCGAACGGGCGCAGCAGCAGGCCGAAATCGCCGCCACGCAGCAAGCCGAAGCCCAGAGCAATCTGGCCGTGCCGCAGGACGGGACCACGCCAGCAGCAGGCGCCACGCCGGCCAGCGGCGGCGTAGCCACCTTTGCCGACCGTGCCAGCGCCATCGCCGCGTCCGCGCGCGTCGAGATCAACACCCCCGACCTCGATGGCTCGATCAATCTGGTCGGTGCGCGGATCGACGATCTCGAACTCAAGCAATATCGCGAGACCACGGCCCCCGATTCTCCCATCATCACCCTGCTCTCGCCTGCCGGCGCGCCGGGTGGCTATTATATCGAGCAGGGCTGGGCCCCCGCAGCGGGCGCAAACATCGCCCTGCCCGACGGCCAGACCGTGTGGTCCCTCGTTGGCGACACCACCACGCTGACATCTGCGACGCCAGTGACGCTGCGCTATGAGAATGGCCAGGGCCTGATCTTCACGCGCACCATCGCGGTCGACGACTATTATCTCTTCACCATCACCCAGACCGTTGAAAATACCGGTTCGGGCGATGTGGCGCTGTTCCCCTATGCTCGCGTCGTGCGGCAGGGTACGCCCCCGGTCCAGAACTTCTTCATCCAGCATGAGGGTCTGCTCGGTGTGCTCGGCTCCAACAATTGGGTCGCGCGCAAATATCACGACATCCAGAACGACCGTCAGGTCGACTTCGCCTCGACCACCGGCTGGCTCGGCATTGCCGACAAATATTGGGCGACCGCCGTGCTGCCCAAGCCGGGAACGCAGATCAACGCGCGCTTTGCCCATACCCTGCAGGGCCAGACGCCGGTCTACCAATCCAATTATGTCGAGACCCAGCCCGTCGTCGTTCCCGCTGGCGGCACTGCAAGCAGCGAGAGCTTCGTCTTCGCAGGCGCCAAGGAAGAACAGGTCATCGCCGCCTATGAGCGCGACCATGGCTTCGACCGGCTTGAACTGCTGATCGATTGGGGCTGGTTCCATTTCCTGACCAAGCCGATGCACTGGTTGCTGGTGACGCTCTACGGCATCCTGGGCAATTTCGGCCTCGCCATCCTGGCCGTGACCGTTATCGTCAAGGCCATCTTCTTCCCGCTGGCAAACCGCTCCTACGCCTCCATGGCCGCCATGCGCCGCGTGCAGCCGGAAATGAAGGCCATCCAGGAGCGCCTCAAGGACGACCGCCCCGCCCAGCAGCAGGCGATGATGGAGCTCTACAAGAAGGAAAAGATCAACCCGCTGTCGGGTTGCTGGCCGGTGCTCGTGCAGATCCCGGTGTTCTTCTCGCTCTACACCGTCATCTTCATCAGCCTTGAAATGCGCCACGCGCCGTTCTTTGGCTGGATCCAGGATCTGGCTGCGCCCGATCCGACCAATATCTTTACCCTGTTCGGCCTGATTCCGTGGGATCCGACCGTGATGCCGCTGATCGGTTCGTTCCTGCACCTGGGTATCTGGCCGGTGATCATGGGCATTTCCATGTGGGTGCAGATGCGCCTCAACCCGCCGCCGCCGGATCCGACGCAGGCCATGATCTTCAACTGGATGCCGGTGATCTTCACCTTCATGCTGGGCGCATTCCCGGCGGGTCTGGTGATCTATTGGGCCTGGAACAACACGCTTTCGATCATCCAGCAGTGGACGATCATGAAGCGGCACGGCGCAGAGGTGAACCTCTTCGGCAATATCCTCGACAGCTTCAAGCGCAAGCCCAAGCCCGCCGACACCACCAAGAGCTGA
- the rnpA gene encoding ribonuclease P protein component, with protein MTAELPFQAVKLRRLKRRSQFLRAARGNRAGRSAFGLQAIPAPEDDAGVGFTVTKKVGNSPERNRMKRRLRAAAAACAGDFVPSHDYVLVARREALSQPFAKLVADLGGLIIRVHDEKAGNNRSHTGRGQRNLRP; from the coding sequence ATGACGGCCGAACTCCCATTCCAAGCTGTGAAATTGCGCCGCCTGAAGCGGCGCTCGCAATTTCTGAGGGCTGCCCGGGGCAATCGCGCCGGGCGGTCTGCATTTGGACTGCAGGCAATTCCGGCCCCGGAAGACGACGCTGGCGTCGGCTTCACCGTCACCAAGAAGGTCGGCAACTCCCCCGAGCGAAACCGCATGAAGCGCCGCCTGCGTGCGGCTGCGGCAGCGTGCGCCGGTGACTTTGTGCCCAGCCATGATTATGTGCTTGTGGCAAGGCGTGAGGCGCTGAGCCAGCCTTTTGCCAAGCTGGTCGCCGATCTGGGCGGCCTCATTATCCGCGTGCATGACGAGAAGGCGGGGAATAACCGCTCCCATACCGGCCGTGGCCAACGGAACCTCAGACCATGA
- the rpmH gene encoding 50S ribosomal protein L34, translated as MKRTYQPSKLVRARRHGFRARMATKDGRAILNRRRRDGRKKLSA; from the coding sequence ATGAAGCGTACTTATCAGCCCAGCAAGCTCGTGCGTGCTCGCCGTCACGGTTTCCGCGCCCGCATGGCCACCAAGGACGGCCGCGCGATTCTCAATCGCCGCCGCCGCGACGGCCGCAAGAAGCTTTCGGCTTAA
- a CDS encoding FAD-dependent oxidoreductase, with amino-acid sequence MSQSPDLCIVGAGALGIALALYARRLGASVVLVGREGEETGGEAQSDLRLSALSASASVAETLRRAAGMGLGPEPRKLALKAVSERVDRVVAQQSVEQDHSILAARGIQRLEGPVQFANPRSIQVGDTVVKPRYTVLAPGSIPRLPVIEGLDRVAYFTPHSIVENTRKLTHLVVIGGGEAAVEMAQIQRRLGAEITLVTQGEPLPGYDREGVDILLPGLQSEGVRILSDCHVSKIIPRAQGTGVLVSTAQGEVEALDVSHILVALGHSADWRDLDLAKARLRPAKGNPAGLVHGPLGQTSNRAVRLVGAAAGIEQWAEALAHGRAVIEALVHGGNGTSPIAPRLVRTDPALAQVGSIAQGGNRSGRQVLRANLGENGLMASRGRDRGLVKVLAEKRDHIVGAVIVAPDAGEIAGLVALAMHRRIGLRGLSAMPAPRPSLSAALQELAEEALPSRAPSLQLKLHRAWRSLVAR; translated from the coding sequence GTGTCCCAATCTCCTGACCTGTGCATTGTGGGTGCCGGTGCCCTTGGCATCGCTCTGGCTCTTTATGCGCGCCGCCTCGGGGCCAGTGTGGTGCTGGTCGGGCGCGAAGGGGAGGAGACGGGCGGGGAGGCCCAGTCTGACCTCCGGCTGTCCGCGCTTTCTGCCAGCGCTTCCGTCGCAGAAACCCTCCGTCGGGCGGCCGGCATGGGGCTTGGGCCCGAGCCCCGGAAACTCGCACTCAAGGCTGTGTCCGAGCGCGTCGATCGGGTCGTCGCGCAGCAATCCGTCGAACAGGATCATTCGATCCTGGCCGCAAGGGGCATACAGCGTCTCGAAGGGCCGGTGCAATTTGCCAATCCACGTTCAATTCAGGTCGGCGACACGGTGGTCAAGCCGCGCTACACCGTCCTTGCCCCTGGTTCGATACCCCGATTGCCGGTGATCGAGGGGCTTGATCGGGTCGCCTATTTCACTCCCCATTCCATTGTCGAGAATACCCGCAAGCTGACCCATCTCGTCGTCATCGGCGGTGGAGAGGCCGCCGTCGAAATGGCGCAGATCCAGCGCCGACTCGGTGCAGAAATTACCCTTGTGACACAGGGCGAGCCCTTGCCGGGCTATGATCGGGAGGGTGTTGATATCCTTCTGCCCGGCCTTCAATCGGAAGGGGTGCGCATCCTTTCTGACTGCCATGTCAGCAAGATCATACCCCGGGCCCAGGGCACCGGTGTCCTGGTCTCCACGGCACAGGGGGAGGTCGAGGCGCTCGACGTCTCCCATATTCTCGTCGCGTTGGGCCACTCTGCTGACTGGCGCGATCTTGACCTTGCCAAGGCCCGGCTGCGGCCCGCCAAGGGCAATCCAGCAGGGCTTGTGCATGGTCCCCTGGGGCAGACGTCCAATCGCGCCGTGCGCCTCGTGGGCGCGGCCGCCGGCATCGAGCAATGGGCCGAAGCGCTGGCCCATGGCCGTGCAGTCATCGAAGCACTGGTCCATGGGGGGAACGGCACCAGCCCGATCGCGCCGCGCCTTGTCAGGACCGATCCCGCCCTGGCGCAGGTCGGCTCCATCGCGCAGGGCGGCAACAGATCGGGCCGGCAGGTTCTGCGCGCCAATCTCGGCGAGAACGGCTTGATGGCATCGCGGGGCCGGGACAGGGGCCTGGTCAAGGTTCTTGCAGAGAAGCGTGATCACATTGTCGGGGCGGTCATCGTGGCGCCCGATGCCGGGGAGATCGCCGGCCTTGTCGCTCTCGCCATGCACAGGCGGATCGGCCTTCGCGGGCTATCGGCCATGCCCGCTCCGCGTCCGAGCCTTTCTGCGGCGCTGCAGGAGCTTGCCGAGGAGGCCCTGCCCAGTCGCGCGCCTTCCCTGCAATTGAAGCTGCACCGGGCATGGCGATCCCTCGTCGCACGCTAA
- a CDS encoding HAMP domain-containing sensor histidine kinase yields the protein MSDESRANTVRLSSLSNKLIAAIIAVILLVEIVIYLPSLAMFRATWLDDRLRVGVVAARVLDAVPDVMALPRNLTDRLLTSAGANAIVYRRAGQSQLIELAEPVSPDIVVSADMRQRDIGSLMAGAIDTLFAGPGRTLRIIGEGDSDESLIEILMPETPLRRDMLDYSRNIVLVSLGIAAVTAFALYMLVSQLFILPIQRLSRNILSFRKAPENASLILSATTRRDEIGVLERELSAMEGELFSMLRQQRHLADLGLAVAKINHDLRNTLTSAQLLSDQVATLDDPKVQRLAPRLVTTLDKAIGFAQSVLDYGREAASVPVLAPVNLRSLVEDAAFEARVAGHPDIAFDNAVGDDVVVFIDAGQMGRVFVNLFKNAREALEAAGPRDGARIAVDSQVTSSGVSVGVTDNGPGLPPRARDNLFVAFEGSARAGGTGLGLAIARELTEANGGHLRHVDPEGGGTRFEMVLPVDMHRQ from the coding sequence ATGTCCGACGAATCTCGTGCCAATACCGTTCGTCTTTCCAGCCTGTCGAACAAGCTGATAGCCGCGATCATTGCTGTCATCCTTCTCGTCGAAATCGTCATCTACTTGCCCTCCCTGGCCATGTTCCGGGCCACCTGGCTCGATGACCGCCTGCGCGTCGGCGTCGTGGCGGCAAGGGTCCTCGACGCCGTTCCCGATGTCATGGCCTTGCCGCGCAATCTGACGGATCGCCTGCTCACCTCGGCCGGCGCCAATGCCATCGTCTATCGCCGCGCCGGCCAGAGCCAGTTGATCGAATTGGCCGAGCCGGTTTCCCCCGACATCGTCGTCAGCGCCGATATGCGCCAGCGCGACATCGGCAGCCTCATGGCGGGGGCCATCGACACGCTCTTTGCCGGTCCCGGGCGGACCCTGCGCATCATCGGGGAGGGCGATAGCGACGAGAGCCTGATTGAGATCCTCATGCCCGAAACGCCGCTCCGGCGGGACATGCTCGACTATTCGCGGAATATCGTCCTTGTCTCGCTCGGCATCGCGGCGGTGACGGCCTTTGCGCTCTACATGCTTGTCAGCCAGCTGTTCATCCTGCCGATCCAACGGCTTTCGAGGAACATATTGAGCTTCCGCAAGGCGCCGGAGAACGCCTCGCTGATTCTGAGCGCGACGACGCGACGGGACGAGATCGGCGTGCTCGAGCGCGAATTGTCGGCCATGGAGGGGGAATTGTTCTCCATGCTGCGCCAGCAACGGCATCTGGCCGATCTGGGTCTGGCCGTCGCCAAGATCAACCACGATCTGCGCAACACCCTCACATCTGCGCAATTGCTCTCCGATCAGGTGGCGACGCTCGATGATCCGAAGGTTCAGCGCCTTGCACCGCGCCTCGTCACCACGCTCGACAAGGCCATCGGCTTTGCGCAGTCGGTGCTTGATTACGGGCGCGAGGCCGCGAGCGTACCGGTGCTGGCCCCGGTCAATCTGCGCAGCCTGGTTGAAGACGCGGCCTTCGAGGCGCGCGTGGCCGGGCACCCGGACATCGCGTTCGACAATGCGGTGGGGGACGATGTCGTCGTTTTCATCGATGCCGGCCAGATGGGGCGGGTATTCGTCAATCTCTTCAAAAATGCCCGCGAGGCGCTTGAAGCGGCCGGCCCACGCGATGGGGCCCGGATCGCCGTGGATTCGCAGGTCACCAGTTCCGGCGTCAGCGTCGGGGTGACCGATAACGGTCCGGGACTGCCGCCTCGGGCCCGCGACAATCTCTTCGTCGCCTTCGAGGGTTCAGCGCGCGCTGGGGGTACGGGGCTTGGCCTGGCGATCGCCCGTGAATTGACCGAGGCCAATGGCGGCCATTTGCGCCATGTCGATCCCGAGGGGGGTGGAACGCGGTTCGAAATGGTGCTTCCTGTGGATATGCACAGGCAATGA
- a CDS encoding ParA family protein — MTATLVVSNRKGGTGKTTVSVNIAAELAARGQRVLLVDLDTQGHCAVGLGVSVSRSARTAHDLFRSAEATLAGVVVPTSCERLALAPADRLFHHGQGLQDEGILRRAIGEDAIQRDFDVVIIDTPPSLDALLINGLVAADWLLVPFVPHPLAGEGIKQLMRILLKVITESNHELKIAGFLPVMSNDRIRLHRSVGADVSLQFGAFKVLPPVRNDIRLAEAFALGQPVRYTAPSSRAASDFAEIGDIVARRCLGDTAGTA, encoded by the coding sequence GTGACCGCAACACTGGTTGTCTCGAACCGAAAGGGCGGGACCGGCAAGACCACGGTTTCGGTCAATATTGCAGCCGAGTTGGCGGCGCGTGGCCAAAGGGTGCTTCTGGTCGATCTCGATACCCAGGGCCATTGCGCGGTGGGGCTGGGCGTAAGCGTATCGCGCAGCGCGCGCACCGCACATGATCTCTTCCGCAGCGCGGAAGCCACACTGGCCGGGGTCGTGGTTCCAACAAGCTGCGAGCGACTGGCTCTGGCACCCGCCGATCGCCTGTTTCACCACGGTCAAGGCCTGCAGGATGAAGGCATCCTGAGGCGTGCCATCGGCGAAGACGCCATCCAGCGGGACTTCGACGTCGTCATCATCGACACCCCGCCCTCGCTCGACGCATTGCTGATCAATGGTCTTGTCGCCGCCGACTGGTTGCTCGTGCCCTTCGTGCCCCACCCTCTGGCCGGCGAAGGCATCAAGCAATTGATGCGCATCCTTCTCAAGGTGATCACCGAGTCCAACCACGAGTTGAAGATCGCGGGTTTCCTGCCCGTCATGTCCAACGACCGGATCCGCCTGCACCGGTCCGTCGGTGCCGACGTATCCCTGCAGTTCGGCGCCTTCAAGGTTCTGCCCCCGGTCAGGAACGACATCAGGCTGGCGGAAGCTTTCGCCCTTGGGCAGCCAGTGCGATACACCGCCCCCTCCAGCCGGGCCGCTTCGGACTTTGCCGAGATCGGCGACATCGTCGCCCGTCGTTGCCTGGGCGACACCGCCGGGACGGCGTAA
- a CDS encoding methyl-accepting chemotaxis protein, translating to MAIPASAHDTSPFDESLSAEENAFRVDALIDVDLSGAESLAVLRENLHQIHGFMQSSSDLTRLLSVHLDQTNRTTEAAAVEIMQRLIQVDGETAQLLETQQHGTQRAATLYQNAEVLLNESKRDLVAMAAFRIQREKDAKATRDESAAILGLIGQVRNLKTLTGAIQNVTRSTNLLAVNAAIEAARAGEAGKGFAVVAIEVRTLSGQIAAFAQRIENSIDEVSNSVNATFGARVAAQHDVAKSQSTDETRWITTLTSTIEQLSEDFQGTISELHAMTRNTYASVSSIKETIVGVLGEAQFQDTTRQQIEQVQNGLSMWNDRICEVEQRLGIDVDQPLDIEPLAQMLEKLSSSYTMASQVDAHAAMVGSQEASEADARPAIELF from the coding sequence GTGGCAATCCCTGCCTCCGCTCATGACACATCCCCTTTCGACGAGAGCCTGAGCGCAGAAGAGAATGCCTTCCGGGTCGACGCGTTGATCGATGTCGACTTATCGGGGGCGGAGAGCCTGGCGGTACTTCGCGAGAACCTGCACCAGATCCATGGCTTCATGCAGTCGTCGTCCGACCTGACGCGCCTCCTCTCGGTTCATCTCGACCAGACGAACCGCACCACCGAGGCGGCGGCCGTGGAGATCATGCAGAGGCTCATTCAGGTCGACGGAGAAACCGCCCAATTGCTGGAAACCCAGCAGCACGGCACTCAACGCGCGGCGACGCTCTACCAGAATGCCGAAGTGCTGCTCAATGAGAGCAAGCGCGATCTGGTCGCCATGGCCGCTTTTCGCATCCAGCGCGAAAAGGATGCCAAAGCGACACGGGACGAAAGCGCGGCCATTTTGGGATTGATCGGGCAGGTCCGCAACCTAAAGACGCTGACCGGAGCCATCCAGAACGTCACCCGATCCACCAATTTGCTGGCGGTGAACGCCGCGATCGAAGCGGCGCGGGCCGGCGAGGCGGGCAAGGGGTTTGCCGTTGTGGCCATCGAAGTGCGCACTCTCTCCGGCCAGATCGCCGCCTTTGCCCAGCGTATCGAAAACAGCATCGACGAGGTGTCGAACTCGGTCAACGCGACCTTTGGAGCCCGGGTCGCTGCCCAACATGACGTGGCCAAATCGCAGTCTACCGACGAAACACGCTGGATCACGACGCTGACGAGCACGATCGAGCAATTATCCGAGGACTTCCAGGGCACGATCAGCGAACTCCACGCCATGACGCGCAACACCTATGCCTCGGTCAGCTCCATCAAGGAGACTATCGTCGGTGTGCTGGGCGAGGCGCAGTTTCAGGATACGACACGCCAGCAGATCGAGCAGGTGCAAAACGGTCTCAGCATGTGGAATGACCGCATTTGCGAGGTGGAGCAAAGGCTCGGCATCGATGTCGACCAACCGTTGGATATTGAACCTTTGGCCCAAATGTTGGAGAAGCTCAGTTCGAGCTACACGATGGCGTCGCAAGTCGATGCCCATGCGGCCATGGTCGGCAGCCAGGAGGCTTCCGAAGCGGATGCTCGGCCTGCAATCGAACTCTTTTAG
- a CDS encoding response regulator has product MAKSIFLVDDSLTMLMSVKATLEMAGFAVSTASDGEDALAKLKTAPKPDLIITDINMPKMGGLELIKNLRGMPAFRFTPILTLTTESNAEKRGEGKKLGATGWLVKPIAGPDLIKVVKQVVPGA; this is encoded by the coding sequence GTGGCAAAGTCAATTTTTCTCGTCGACGACTCCCTCACCATGCTGATGAGCGTCAAAGCCACCCTCGAGATGGCCGGGTTCGCCGTGAGCACAGCCAGCGATGGTGAGGACGCGCTAGCCAAACTCAAAACGGCCCCCAAGCCCGATTTGATCATCACTGATATCAACATGCCCAAAATGGGTGGTCTCGAACTGATCAAGAATCTGAGGGGCATGCCGGCTTTCAGGTTCACCCCGATCCTGACCCTGACCACCGAAAGCAATGCCGAAAAGCGCGGTGAAGGCAAGAAGCTGGGCGCCACTGGCTGGCTGGTCAAGCCGATCGCGGGGCCGGACCTCATAAAAGTGGTCAAACAGGTCGTTCCCGGAGCCTGA
- a CDS encoding chemotaxis protein CheW — translation MLVTRIAGEAIGLIVDDFHESIDVIQKPLGGVLGALSVYSGSALMGNGSVLMVLNVKEML, via the coding sequence GTGCTGGTGACACGAATTGCCGGAGAAGCAATCGGCCTCATCGTCGACGACTTCCACGAAAGCATCGATGTCATCCAAAAACCCCTCGGCGGCGTCCTTGGCGCGCTGAGTGTCTATTCCGGCTCGGCGCTCATGGGGAACGGGTCCGTTCTCATGGTGCTCAATGTCAAGGAGATGCTGTGA